Sequence from the Acidobacteriota bacterium genome:
GGCGTGGCAGACGGCACAATGGTCGGCGAAATGCTCGAGCGCGTCGTTCGCCACCGCCTCGGTGAACGGCACCGGATTGACCTGATTGCGAACCGTGGCCGGCGTGGCCAACCGGCGCATCCCCATGGCGATGCCTTGCTCGACTGCGCTGGGCTGGGCGCGCGCGCTGAGTCCGCGCCGGACGATCGAATAGCCCGCGATGGCTCCGATCAGCGCACCCAGCCCGACGAGGATCAGCAGCGCGCGAAGTACCGCCTTCATGGGAGACCGCCGATCATTGTCCCAGCCAAGCGTGACCGGGCGGCGGTAACCGCGTGCCGAGGACACGCCGAATCAGCAGCGCGAGGTCGCCGACGTGGCCGGTCGCACCGAAGGCTCTCGTACGGATACTCCATGGCAACGTCGGCTGATCCGGAAGCGGATCGGGAGGAGGACGTGAGGAGCCGCGAGGGGCGCGAGCCGCCCGTGGGGGCCGGGGCCCCTCGCGTCGTCGAGGCCATCGGCATTCACCGTTCGAACAGCCGCCGACTGACACCGACGGTGAGAGCCACGCGGGGGCTGGCCTCCGTGAGGCCGACCGTGGGGAGGATGGTGAGCGCCAGGCGGTCGCCCGCCCGGACGCCGAGGCCGACGCCAACCTCGAGCGGCGCGCCGAACTCACGCAGAATGGCGGTGTTCCCGCTTGCCGATGCCAGCAGCGATGTCCGCCCTGACAGGCGCCGGCCGCCGCCGACACTCCAGAGGACTGCGTTCCGCAGGTCGACGCCCGGCGGCTCGCCGACGAACAAATACCCACCCTCGACGTACGTCCATCCACGTGCGAACCGCTTGCGGACCGCGGCCAGGGCTCCGACGTCCACCTTGCCGGTGCCGAGACCGCTCATCCGGCTGGCCGTCGGCAGCTTGACGCGCGTGCCCACCACGACCTGAACACCGCTCAGCACGCTATCCACGACCCGATAGCCGACGGCGCCGACGAGGTCGCCCATCCCTGACTGATGCGCCGGCAGCGACGAGCCGAGGCGACTCGAGCCCGGCGCGGCAGTTCCGCCCGACATCATGCCCGCGCCACGCGTCATCGACATGCCGACCCCGGGGGCGCCCGTCAGGCTGCCTTGCATCGGGACGAATCCCCCCTGAGAGAGCGCGACGGTGCCGTCCGTGATACTCACGAAGGGGAAGGCGACCGAGGCTTCCACGCGTCCAACGTCGACGCGCACACTCGTCGGGACATAGATGACCGTGGTCGTCTGATCGCTGCCGAACGCACCAGACAGGGCGCGGACGTTGACACCCGCCGTCACGGTGAGCGGTTGTGCGACAGCGCTGGCACCCGTCAGCGCCACGACGGCAGCGACCACGGCGCACCGCCTTCGCGCGGCGACGCTACTTCGGCTCATGATGCGGGCCCTTCATGGCCTGGTTCATGTGCTTCGTCATCGACTCGAAGGCCGAGGCCATCTTCTCGAGCTCGCGGCACGCTGCGTTGAATGCCTTCGTCGCGCTGCCGTCGTGCGTGAACTGTGGGTCCTTCATCATGCCGGTCAGGTGGCCATGCAGGCCTCGCATCTGCTCGAGCATGCCCCGCATACCATCGATCATCTGGTCGTGCCGACCGCCTTCCATCGACATGGCCGATAGGTCGCGCATCATCGATTCGGCCCGCAGCATGGACGAATCGACGTTCCGCATCATCTGCTCGCCGGCCATCATCTGGCCGTGTCCCTGAGCGACGGGGGCGCCGTGCGTGCCGCGCATCGCGCCGTGCCCAGTGTGCTGGGCAACGGCAGATCCGGCGAGCAGGGCCAGGGAAAGAAGGCTGAGTGAGATACGGACGAGGTAAAAGTGTGCCATTGGCTGGTCTCCGGGGGCCAATCTGTGTCGGGTGTCCTGCGCAGCCGCCGTTCTGGCGACACCTCTCGTGCAGCAACCCTGGTACCAACCCTCCGCGCCGGGGCAACGAGTGGCCTGTGGCGTGCTGCCGGGAGATGGGCACGGAGGGGTGGATCCTTTCAGACACCCCGGCTGCCTGAAATGAGACACGCCATCTCAACGGCGACATCGACGAACGGCGACAGGGTGCCGGGGTTCCGGCGCCCGTCCCTCAGGGCACAGGGCCCGCCGCGAGTGAACTCCGATCGGTCTGGCAATTCGGCGAGGGCGGATGCTGGCACGAGGCGTGCTTCCCTCGTTTGCGTGGTGCGTGAGACGATCCGCCGCCGGGCACTCATCCTCCTGCTTGCTGCGGTCGTTTCGGCGAACGGCGCCGCGATTCTTGCGGCCCCGCAGGCTGCCTCGTGCGCAGGACCGGAGCACTCCTGTTGTGGGGCCACGGTCGCGTCGTGTTGCTGCACCACCGGGCCCGTTGAGCCGTTGCCGTCAACATCGCCTGACGGGCGCGCCGACGCCCGCCCGCCGATGCATGCCTGTCCGACCCTTCCTGCCGTGGTTGCCGTCGAAGCTCGGTCGGCATCCTGTCGCGCGTTCCCTCTCCCTCGTGCCCGTTCCTCGACTCCGCTCATCGTCCTGTTCTCCGTATTCCTGATCTGAGACGCAGGCCGACGCAGCCGAGGCGTTCTCGGTCGGCGGGGCTCGCGTACTTGAGTCCGGCGCCGGGCCGTGGCTGCTTCGTTCGCAGATTGGCCCGCGCGAACCGTCCGTCGTGGACGTGCCGGACACGGCGAGCTCGTCGGTGGCGACGAGCGGCGCGTGAACCCGACGTGTGAAATACCTGGCTTTCGAGAGGAGTTCGACATGAGCACGCATCGTCACTCGCCCGCACGACCGGACCGGCGGGCGCAGTTTGCGACCCGGCCCGCAGCCCGCGCCGTTCGAACGCCGCTCGTCCTGATGATCGGCGCGGCGCTCCTGTTCGTCGGAGCCTTCGTACTGGTCGTCGGAACCGGGCGCGACAGCGGCACGGCAGACGGCCAATCCTTTGCCGACGCTGGGCTCGCTGGTGCGGACGTCGTGCTGCCCGCATCGACCTTCGACGACGGACTGGCCCGGTTCTATCGGCATCTGACGGCCGCGGGCCGCGAGGTCCGCTTCTTCGTGATGAAGAGCTCGGACGGCGTCATCCGCGCCGCGTTCGATGCCTGCGACGTCTGCTATCGGGAACGCAAGGGTTACCGGCAGGCGGGAGACGTGATGGTGTGCAACAACTGCGAGCAGGTCTTCCCCTCGACCCAGATCAACGTGCTGCAGGGCGGCTGCAACCCGGCGCCGATCGAGCGGTCCGTCTCGGGCGACCAGGTGGTGCTCTCCGCCGCGGCGCTCTCACGGGGCGTTGCGTACTTCTGACGCCATCGCGCCACGAGACGAGGAGAGGTTCATGCAGCTCCGGAACATCGCCTTAGGCAGCCTCAAGCGGCGGCGATCGCGCGCGGCATTCGTGGTGGCCGCCCTCGCGCTCGGTGTCGGGACGCTCGTCGCGCTCGTGTCGCTCACGCGCGCCATGCAAGGCGAGATTGGGGACGAACTCGATCGATTCGGCGCCAACATCGTCGTCACGCCCAAGGCGACCACCCTCGACCTGGCGTACGGCCA
This genomic interval carries:
- a CDS encoding DUF2318 domain-containing protein, which produces MIGAALLFVGAFVLVVGTGRDSGTADGQSFADAGLAGADVVLPASTFDDGLARFYRHLTAAGREVRFFVMKSSDGVIRAAFDACDVCYRERKGYRQAGDVMVCNNCEQVFPSTQINVLQGGCNPAPIERSVSGDQVVLSAAALSRGVAYF